A stretch of Chlamydiales bacterium DNA encodes these proteins:
- a CDS encoding glycine hydroxymethyltransferase, which produces MSFLEKYFQRVPEKSRSSAAIAYMASLDQIKGEFPLITDKIIQELKDQRSYLKLIASENYSSYAVQLSMGNLLTDKYAEGYPHHRFYAGCDNVDSIEDAAIGEAKKLFGCDHAYVQPHSGADANMVAYWAILVQRVQNKELTALGKKSIDELSPQEYERVRQLLVGQKMMGLSLNSGGHLTHGYRHNISAKMMQAVTYDVDAKTGLIDYAALSEQVKREKPAILVAGYSAYPRLIDFAKMREIADSVGATFMVDMAHFAGLVAGKAMTGNFNPIPFAHVVTSTTHKTLRGPRGGLVLSTEEYREVIDKGCPIVLGGPLPHVLAAKAIAFKEANTPNFQNYAKQIIKNAQALAAHLSAKGVKVSTGGTDNHLMVFDVYSSFGLTGRQAELALREAHFTVNRNAVPFDKQGAWYTSGVRIGTPALTTLGMRESEMKQVAEMLVSLLQGTKPALSEKDGGVSRAKVNIDPGVLSKVKNQVSELLARFPLYPELVIE; this is translated from the coding sequence CGCTCCTATTTAAAGCTGATCGCGTCGGAAAACTACTCCTCATACGCTGTCCAGCTCTCGATGGGCAACCTACTCACAGATAAGTATGCTGAGGGATATCCCCACCATAGATTTTATGCGGGATGCGATAACGTCGATTCAATTGAAGATGCAGCGATCGGCGAGGCAAAAAAATTATTCGGCTGCGACCACGCCTACGTTCAGCCCCACTCGGGCGCCGATGCAAACATGGTGGCCTACTGGGCGATTCTCGTGCAGCGCGTGCAGAACAAAGAGCTTACCGCTCTCGGGAAAAAGAGCATCGATGAGCTCTCTCCTCAAGAGTATGAACGAGTCCGGCAGCTTCTAGTCGGCCAGAAGATGATGGGACTCTCTCTGAATTCGGGAGGCCACCTAACTCACGGGTATAGACACAACATCTCTGCAAAAATGATGCAAGCGGTCACCTATGATGTCGACGCAAAGACCGGGCTCATCGACTACGCAGCTCTTTCGGAGCAGGTAAAGAGGGAGAAGCCAGCAATTCTGGTAGCTGGCTATTCCGCATATCCTCGCCTGATCGACTTTGCGAAGATGCGCGAGATTGCAGATAGCGTGGGCGCCACATTCATGGTCGACATGGCCCACTTTGCGGGTCTAGTCGCCGGAAAAGCGATGACGGGGAACTTCAACCCAATTCCATTTGCTCATGTGGTCACATCGACAACTCACAAAACTCTTCGCGGACCGCGCGGAGGACTCGTTCTGAGCACAGAAGAGTACCGCGAAGTGATCGACAAGGGGTGCCCAATCGTGCTCGGCGGACCACTTCCTCACGTCCTGGCGGCGAAGGCGATCGCTTTCAAAGAGGCCAACACGCCAAACTTCCAGAACTACGCCAAGCAGATCATCAAAAACGCTCAGGCGCTTGCAGCGCACCTCTCAGCTAAGGGAGTGAAGGTCTCGACGGGCGGAACAGACAACCACCTGATGGTATTCGACGTCTACTCGAGTTTCGGGCTCACAGGAAGACAAGCGGAGCTCGCTCTCAGGGAGGCGCACTTTACAGTTAACCGCAACGCGGTGCCTTTTGATAAGCAGGGGGCCTGGTACACCTCTGGCGTTCGCATCGGCACGCCAGCGCTTACAACGCTCGGAATGAGAGAGAGCGAGATGAAGCAGGTTGCTGAGATGCTGGTCTCCCTCCTCCAGGGAACCAAGCCCGCTCTCTCAGAAAAAGATGGAGGAGTGAGCCGAGCGAAGGTCAATATCGATCCTGGAGTGCTTTCAAAAGTGAAAAATCAAGTATCGGAGCTCCTCGCGCGCTTTCCTCTTTACCCCGAACTTGTCATTGAGTAA